From the Trifolium pratense cultivar HEN17-A07 linkage group LG4, ARS_RC_1.1, whole genome shotgun sequence genome, the window CACCTCCACCCCCACCACCACCTCCCCCAGTCCCCTTTCTACTACCCTTGTTTCCACCTCTCCCATTTCCCCCACCATTGCcgcctccaccaccaccaccaccacctcctccaccGCCAACACCCACTCCTTTTCCACCATTGTTCCCACCAAGTTTCTTTTCACCTAAGACTTCTTCAGATGAGTACTCTGTCTTGCTTCCATGAAAATCTTTCACAAAACTCTGGTCTCCACTAGAAACTTCATGAGTAGAGTTCACGCCATTGCCATCCCTTGTCTTCTCATGAAAATTATTTCTCCCATTAACCAAACAAGGACTTATAATcatcacaacaacaaccaaaACCACCCCATATTCTACTCTCCCCATTTCTTGCCTTATTACTTCCCAACAATGCATATATCACAATTGCTACACACCACCCTTTTATACCCTTCTCATTGCACTAGTTCGTTACTATGTAGTTAGCATTAGTCGTCGCCACTAGCTACACTAACAAACATTTCCATAGTGCTGCTACAAAGTTATGATCAATAGTACTTTGATTTTCCTTCAAGTGCAATTTGTCCCCACCCCCACTATTACTTATTTTATGCAATGTGTTAGCTGCTACAATAATGCAATATACCATGGATTAAGTTTGGTTTAGTCTAGCTAGTTAACTAATGGACCATGATTAGTCAAAATTTGACGCATGTATGCAGTCAGACAACTATAGTCGTTTGTTAGATCAAGATTGGACATCTAAATTTAAGTTAGGTTTCAAAATATGTGTTGAAATTTGAATTGTCTGATCTCGATCTAGGATCATCGTTATTCTTAATGCATGAAAAAATTGACAATAGATAACctaatttgttaattaatagcTTCATTTTGTATTGATGAAGTATAGTAGTGCTGCCGGCGCTTAATTGTATTGTCTTATCCAAGCTAAGTGTGTCTAATGATTATGTATGTGAACACTTGTGAAAAATATTGATGATTGGCACATGGCAGGAAACTTTTTGCTATTtttgcaaataaatttataagttaAGAAATCTATCGTTCCATATATGTATATAGCGTAAAGCACATGGTGGAGATGTTGGGTGTGGGGTGTTAAGGAAACTTTTGCTTGACGATTGGGAAATTTTGGACAAGCTATATGCTAGTGTCGACATGACGAGGATTACATATGAAGGACCTCAAGATTGAGTTAGGTCAATGACAAAAAGAATTGCGCATTTTGGTTGAGTTTGGCAAAATCACAGTAAATATGTTTAAGTTGTAATTTTGTTGTCAAAATCGAGATAGTTCACCGcatttttgacaaatttatgtATAAAGCAAAAATTTATTGtggaaaattctatggtacattgAAATTATTCGAATGCGGAAATTATTAGttgattattgtattttagagataataatatcacaagaaaaaaacacaatttcattGTTTATAAGCATTACACTAAATATGTTTAAGTTGTAATTTTGTTGTCAAAATCGAGATAGTTCACCGcatttttgacaaatttatgtATAAAGCAAAAATTTATTGtggaaaattctatggtacattgAAATTATTCGAATGCGGAAATTTTTAGttgattattgtattttagagataataatatcacaagaaaaaaaacacaatttcattgtttataaccattacactaattttttaaaaaaatttcattaaaaaaattcaatattgactattattaggaataaaaaatttaaaaatatcaaattttgtatttttgacaattttgataaataatatttggttattataaTGTTTTTGATGATagaaaacatgatttttttttaaaaaaaaaaatatattcatttatCTAATGATTTAATATACCAGTACATTAGAAATGTATCATAGAATTTTTCATTTAACATTAGATAATTGTACTGGTACATTGAAATTATTCGAATATACCGTAGAAGCTCCCATGttaaatatatagaaaatgtGGATTAGGTATCGAGAtgttctatatttataatttaaatagtaatagatcttagtttttttttttggtagaatagATCTCAGTTTTTTATATTAGATAAATAATTTAGATTATACAATTAATTTCAGCAGTTAAATGTTCTTATCCATTAATTTAAATCGAACAACTAATAGTTATAATTGTGTTACGCATTTGCAACAAGAAATCCATTTCCTATGAAATAGTCCATCATCTTTTTTATTCTCCGTGTTTAGTTTTTACTagcttgcttttttttttctttcaagataCTAGCTTGCTTCTCAAGCTAAATATTCCTCTTAATTATTACAGTTTTGGGCCTAGTGGGCTGTTGTTTTTCCTCATTTGAGTAGTACATCCCCTTTCTCACACATACCCCATTTCTAAAATTCGGATTCTGTTAGGCGCGCTGCACAGTTTTGGACAGAAAAAAACCATAATATTGTTCATTTCTAAAAAATTAAGATGTCGagatcaaatggttaatgagctcTTTTATGAcgaatcgttcgggagaacTCAAGTTCGATTtctgaaaaacaaaaagaataatgAATCCGTAGAAAACTAACTATTTTATCATGTTTGTAACGGTTCATCCAGACGgaattgagattttaaaaattattggaGGATAAAAGCAGCTCTATTTTCATTTcagctatattttttttaggcacCTTATACATTGTAATAATGAGCTATATTTTTTAGGCACTTTGTAAATTGTAATAATGCTTCTTACTAGCACTTGTTCCTCAATTATGAAAATTAAGTCGGCTATATAGCTTGGGCTTTCATTTCATCATTGAGAAAGATATAAGAAACTCATTCATTCGATGCTTTCTCTCccgattttgcccttgcagaaaaattcggttcgtagaaactaaattttttttagtacaaattcagagtaaatttcagtttttagaaactaaaatttgttttcaaggcaaaaaaaaacttcggtttctacaaaccgaaattttttcaaGACtaaatttggaaattcaaggaTATAAAAGAAATATGGGGTTGAGAGAGAAAACATCCATTCATTCCCCATTTCCAAATGTTAATTCCCTTCTAATCATTCTATTGGGCCTCAAGCAAAAGCTTACACTTCTCTATGTCGAAAACTTTACCCCATACCCCTACAATTTGTTGTTAACTAAATTTAACCCTTAACATTTTTGAAAAGCCACGTAATTTCAAGGTCaattctaacatgcacaagcgATGCATATGGTGCATAAGTGCATGATATCATTataatgaatataaattttacaaaatttactgttggattgaaaatttgtatcatatagatcattcatgtcaaatttttaaaaaattgaaaatgatttgatatgttattgagatccatcaaaattaacggtatttaataaaaacttatCTTAGAAATCATTTGGTTTatatattacattttatatgtagagaCTGAAGTTCAAATTCCGGATACTCCATTTATCcactttaaaaatgaaatttcaagTCACTAgagtaataaaaaaacaaaaaagaatagaatgataaaaaattaaaaaaataatatatatatatatatatatatatatatatatatatagaggatgtatCATATGAGAATGACATTCTTATATGAGAATGATGAGAATGATTAATAGCCATCAGATTAAAATGGAGAGCTGAGATTAAAACATATTTGTAAGTATGTCCCGTACATTATCACAAACCCTCAACTTCTCTCTTTCAAATCTCTATCTCTCTCCCAACGCCTCGCCGCCTCTGTTGTTGCGTTCTTCATCTCGTTCCGACCATCACTCCCTTCTCATTTGAGATTCACGATTTTGGGCTATGAAAAAATTGCATCTTGTTGCTATGACAAAAATCCAAATAATCCCGAATCTTAAACATATAATGATATTAACATCTCCTACTCCCAtcaatatttgtttcaaatatgAAATTGGAACCTGTAGAATAAAGGAATGGTGTGGGTATGGTTTATTTGCTTATTGAACTCGAAACCTGCACAAATATTATAAATTCCCATTtcataaaattgaatttaatccGATGAAATTGAGATAAGAGGTACAAGAAATCCAACGCATTTTACAAACAGGAAGAATAGAGACGGAGAAGCAGACAGAAGGTGCGGCGGAGGGAGTGAAGAGTGATGATCGGAACGAGAGATGGCGGCTATAGACTGTGAGGTCATCGGCGGCGATGCGTAGAGAGGAGAGAGATTTGACAAAGGAAtagaagaaagagaaagaagttGAGGGTTTGTGATAGTGTACGGGATATACTTACAAAAATGTTTTAATCTCAGCTTTCCATTTTAATCTGATGGCTATTAATCATTCTCATCATTCTCATATAAGAATGTCATTCTCATATGatacatcctctatatatatatatatatatatatatatatatatatatatatataccgtTAGAAGTACGatatatattactattattttttggaACAAATAcgatatatattattaattattaatttctgtacttatattattaaaagATCACTTAGTTGGGGCAATACATTATTTTGAAGCGAAGATAAAATATACTCAATCTACCTATAACTATTAAAATATACTTATATATGATACCTTGTCACTCTTTCTGAAATGATCAATCCTCATCCTCATATATTAACAAGATATTTGTGAAGTTGCGCGAGAAAATAGATCTTAATAATAATAGTCATCATAAACTTTTTTAATAGGTAGAGTCTTAATTTAAgaatattattaatgatttaacTCATCTACCGTATattagtacaaatattaatgtaaatattagtttagagtttattattaatgattgtAATTAAGTCCTCGGTACATATATTAAGTTCATagtctattattgatgatttcaagtcaTTCGATATACATAGagtattattttaaagtatacagtttaatttaataataatcaaCTTTGGTTTTGCTTGGAAAAAAATATGGCTGATTAAATTTTAGTGTTGGATAAAACTAACAATAGAACtagcatataaatatgaaatgacataacaaaatgtgtttgattaatatttaatttttcaagtaaaataatattttttataaggcGAAGAGCATTTAGAcggaataaaaaaataataagttataaattaaTTGAAGTAGCTTATCAAactaaactataagctagtataaATTAATAAGCTatatgtttatgaaaaaatgttaccaaatattattttttttcaatacgagcttataagttataagccaCAAGTCAAAATTTGGTATTGCCTAAAAaagtttttgtgttttttacgacttatatttttgtatggaatataattttcatatttaatttatatattataatttttttagtagctCATCCAAATcgaaattaaatattttggtTTCGCCACTATAAGTCCCTTTCTCGAACTATATATAATACATTATTTGTTTGTATATCATTGTTTGAACTTGTAATAAGTTGAAGATGGTCTGTCATTTCGAATAAAACAAATACCATATTAAGACAGGAAACTAAGACAAACTCCACtgcgaaaaataaaatataatctgCTACATAATATTTATACCGTGTGAAATTAtatggtttattttttaattcaatatgTGTCGTGactttctttttgacaaaaaaaaattttaaaaaacttaaataaattaTGCATAATCcgctttttttttaaatagactAATTTGAAGTTTTGAACTAAACCCCTTAAATTGACCCACCCTATTTAACCCGCATGATAAAATAGGGTGGAGTAGGGCAACCCGCAAGTTAGTTTGGAAGAAaaaactatcaattttttttattgtttttattaaaaaatcatgTGAATtacaacacaattattatttcGTTGTTTCagaatttttggaaaataaCTACAACCGATTATGTCCATaactcaatatatatatatattttttttacaaaaggaacaacatatgataaatttttatgattcatataaataaatcttttttaattGGTGGTTCACCATTAGTCATTTTAAACTCGACAACTTAAATTAACAGGTTAAAAGTGGAGCAAATCAatctgttttttcattttatccCAATTAAAAAATACCTTAATTAAGAGTCTCGATATATGATACGTATCTAACATAGATTCTTCTCCTCTTTTTGGagtatctaaatttttttagtgaGGTATGGACCATAGATTAAAAACGATGGAGATAGAGCTTTTTAATGGTTGAGAATAGAGATTTTCACCAAAGAGAAATTGAGTGAAAATTCCAATTAAAAGAATCCAAACCttattggaacaaaataatGTCATTGTCTTAGATTTCATTTTCAGGACTAACTCGAGCATATATGCATTTTGTTGAATTTATTGGAGAAATCCAGAAATTTCAACACTTTAATTAACTTGCCATGACATAACACTAGTTTTGTCAAAATATCACTCTCATAATTCATCCTTaattattgtaacaaaaaagcTGAAAACAAAAACTCTCTTATCTTGATTACATGCTGCCTCACATATATGTCACATAACTTTGATCCTTTCATGGGGGTGACGATATCATGGCAAGAAAAACCTACAAAATTTAAACTAGATACCAATATGTATACTAGTAGTAGTACCAATTAATTTGGGGATTAATATTTTCtcggattatatttataaatgtatTTGTAATTACAACTTAATTAGGTatataaaatagtttcagaCAAAAAGTTTGTTTCATAAAAAAGAAAGTTCAATTGCTATCACAAGATGGATATAAAAAATTGTACGCATGCATTAGTCACATCatgtaaattattattacaaagatatttcaaaaataatataacaaaattatttaaataactGATgtgttttaataaaaatattaaccGCATACATATGTTAAATtacatcatatttttaatactttagccaaaaaaatcatattttcaatATGTAATTTGTAAAAAGACATATAGCAgccgtgatttttttttttttttgataatctaGCAGCCGTGATTTTGATAAGTGGCATGATCATCCCACTGACCTAATGTACCAAGACTCAATATTTATACTTATCCatctgtcaaaaaataatacttaTACTTATCCAATATTGTGAGGTTAGACTGACCAGTGCATGAAACAAGCgttagaatatattttttttctttcaaataccCCGGTGGCTAGATAATtcactttaaaggtgaataagtgaagtgtttcTGATTTGAACCCGGGCTCCTGCACACataatgcgatgtccctaccaactgagtcaATCTCACGAGGAAACAAACGttagaaatttatttatatttaaacaGTGTTCTTCTATAAACATAAGGGATCATCTAAGTTGGTGATGTGAtctccatatttttattttgagaatttttaaaatatacttaaaaaaaattaatggttaGTTTAAAACAATGTGTCTCTTTTGTGAACAAGAGGTAAATCTGTAAATTATCAtattgtttcaaattaatatcgTTGAATATATACTACCTCTAGTTCTATATATAATgaacacattgagaaaaacacacatactaagaaaacttatttttttttattaaaaattctaaaatgttagtatgtgttattccaaaacCAACCTTGAAAATGCGTctgtgtaattaatgcataacattgtAATAAGGATATACAACGgagattatctatttaatactccctccgtcccaaaactttagtccttttggagttttgcacggagattaagaaataataaaaaatgataagtaaagTCATTTTTACTCTTagtttattaagaaagagaaaatatatttaattaatgttttaactttagTAAGGGCAGTGGCGGTACTAGGGTGGGACTGAGGGTGGCCACAACCCTCCCcaccccaaaaaaataatttttttataggtgtattattaattcaaatgtattattgatgattttaataaattttatacacgtatttgtacaaatattaatgtaaatatttgtaTAGAGTTTATTTTTAATGACTATAAGAAACTCAACATATATATTAGTTCAAAgtattagtgcaaatattagtttatattctattattgatgattttcaCTCTATATATACAACAAGagtattatttttaagttatatagtttaattttataataatgaacTTTGATTTTGTTCGTCCAAAAATAACTCATacctaattgaatttataatattgagTAAAATTAACTGAACTAACGTATATAAataggttctgggttcgatcctcagctcattgtaattaaaccaaaaaaaataaaatgtatataaatatgaacatgacatcttatttgcttaaaaaaaaaatctcatttgaAGGCAAATTTGACcaacatatatttttacacagtatatttttatatataatattattttcgtatttaatttgtatattaaaaaaaattgtggccccccccaaattattttttctggttccgccactgAGGAAGAgtacaaatggtaaagtatCATTAAATGTGTATTGGTAtcttaaaaggactaaaatttttgggataaaactaaaaaagtaaaaagactAGTGTGTCCAACACACTCTTTGAAATATATGcctttgattttgattattctTTTAACCGGTAATCATGATTGGAGTAACACCTGGTCAATTATTAGTCGAAACAATGTGTAAAATTGATGAAGAAAGTCATATTAGTTCATAAAGGAGATTGAAACTATTCCATGATCAATTTTGGTGTTGATTTTAACAAGTAATGTGGGAGAAAAAATGAATACATATATACTTATGACTAATGGTGAAAGGTACACATTTAGTAATTATCTTGATATatgatatgcatgatatatATCGAAACTATTCAAGTATTTGAATTTTGACAATTGTATAAACAAGTGTGGTTTATGAGACAGGTTTTTAGGTTATTTTCTTGGGCTTAAATGCACATTTTAAAAACATAGACTATCCTCTTGTGATTTCTCTCTCAACCTTCCGTCTTTCTTTTATACccaaaaaatctcattttgcccttAAAAATTTTTTGCCAATAAATTTCGGGCCTTATCACTCCTTAGTGTACTTTATCCCTCCTTGGTGAACCTGCTCGATTCGCAACAACCTCGTCCTCGTCTATTTCTTCCGCCACCATTGAAGAAAACCACTTTCTTCtttctatattatatatatattaggaatgCTACAATACACTTATACACTTGCTAACTTTTGTGAAGATGTATTTTAGCATGGTCCACCATACCTTTTTAAATGGACAAAaaacatttatcaaaaaaaaaaaacaaaaaatccacTTTTCTTTTTCCAATAGTTGAtttaaggcttaactacacatttggtcccttacgtttattttaagtttcaatttggtcccttacgtttaaaaagtatcaatttggtcccatacgtttattttaggtttcaagttagtcctttccgttagttttatcactaacaccgtttgaacagtacacgtgtcaacgtgtccaagtgccacgtgtcagtccacatatgcaaattgactgccacatgtgacaaaattgacggaaaaaactaacttgaaacctaaaataaacgtaaaggaccaaattgatactttttaaacgtaagagaccaaattgaaacctaaaataaacgtaagagaccaaatatatAGTTAAGCCTTGATTTAATTAGTGGTCACtgatcagttttttttttttttgttattagtttcataattcagagttcggcaACGAAATAAGTAAAATCTAATCAATATTTTCTCAATAAAAATTGAACTCGGATTTTCCCGAACGATTCATCTTAGAAGGAGCTCATTAATCAATTTATCTCAATATCTTAATTTGTGAGCAACTTTAATTAgttatatacttatatatatttgtttggtttagTTGGTCAGGATGGAGCGTCGTATATTCTTTGATCAAGGTCTGATTTTTggtttttgcaaaaaaataaattatttttaatgtatctttataaactttgtatttattttgttaagtagtctagtCTAGTGAATAAGTAGAATGTCCGAAAGTTAAACTCCAAtttctacatataaaatacgaTATTATTATCAATTGAGTTAACCTCACAATCACGGCAACAAGTATTCTGTTTCTTTTAACgcttaacttaaaaaaattgtttcaaatattCTCTATACTGATTGGGCTTGTCCAGCTTCGCACTTTCCTTTATTTTCATgcattcctttttcttttttaatttctcCTGATCCCAATTGGCATGtcccataaattttttattttgataatatcaTGTGTcatgattttcttttaattattaaagATATTGCACCATAATATATAGAActgggtatgcgggctagcccgccccgtttaatccgccccgcataaacccgcatattaaacggggcgaacaagcccgtcggtaaatataaacgagttataatattaagcccgagtccggtccgcataagcccgcgggttaaacggttaacccgcagactattacaaaaaaaaaaaatcacttttttcaaaaaaataaactaaattaataaaatattgatataatgaaagcttaaaaaaatatattattaataattttatgttatatcatataaattgtaagtaacaaataaaaataaataaagtttgtgatatcattgagtttatctatcttctctttgtaagtaatgcaactaaaatcaaattcaactgattcttatcgtcatttttgtaccgtccattttagtgagaaaaactttctacatgtacccaaaaaaacatagaaaattAGCATattcaacttaactaaatcacatcaaggtaaccaaattattcaaagcggaaaatacccccaagaaaaataactactCATTTGGACATTAATCTTTTAAATACTAACAAATGTATATACAGctaagacaaagtaaaagatagtgaaaaagaacaaaagattataagtataagaacatgtctgaatcctaatgttttgtgttgttgtctacttgattaaaattggagtgtgttgttgttttttataattagggtttagactaagttttttttttttgtggttaaaaaatttgaatttggacatggaccaagttatttatatttgataaattttgtaattaattatataaaaaaaagaaggcgggccacgggctaacccgcgaacccgcggatttaacccgcataacccgcggttttaacggtccaacccacacgggcaaaaatgtaaacgagccaaaaaaatttggtcttaagtccgtgcgggctgcgggttaaacgggtcggcccgcggaccttggtccgtatacccagctctaataatatatatacattaattaattgGTTGCTTTGTACTCAGTGTAgtttttactaataataatttctgaatatatagaatgaaaaaaatgtgttctaattaatgatattttttcccAAATGCTTTATTATAGTTGTGTGTCCACTTGCATTATATATAATCTATTGatacatatatttttcttaacaaGCTTTACACTCTTCAAGCAAAGTaattatatatctatatataagaCCCCATAATATGTCTCACAACTCATCAACCCCTAGAGTTGCAATCTCACATCAACTCTCATCACCCAACAAACACTACATTCATTTCTTTCCTACCAAGTAATCAATAAAATTCTCCATCACTCTATAAATAACCTAATTagaaaagacagacacacacacacacaagatAACATGGATTTACTTCATCAAGCAAAAATCACACTAGAACCATTTCAAACATCTCTATTATTGATTCTCCCAATCACTTTAGTTCTACTACTAAATTTAGTATcaaaaactcgaaaaaaagcaCCGTATCCACCGGGACCAAAAGGTTTACCCTTAATAGGCAACATGAACATGATGGACAAACTCACACATAGAGGTTTAGCAAATTTAGCTAAACTATATGGTGGTGTTTTGCACCTACGCATGGGATTTATCCACATGGTAGCAATTTCAAACGCGGAAGCCGCCCGTGAAGTGTTACAATTACATGACAATATATTCTCCAATCGCCCGGCAACAATAGCCATAAGTTACCTTACTTATAACCGTGCTGACATGGCATTTGCTCACTACGGTCCATTTTGGCGCCAGATGCGGAAACTTTGTGTCATGAAACTCTTTAGCCGCAAACGGGCGGAGTCCTGGCAATCAGTTAGAGACGAAGTTGATGCGGTTATCACCAACGTTAATGACAACGTGGGAACGCCGGTTAACATTGGtgatttggtttttaatttaacCAAAAACATTATCTACCGCGCAGCTTTTGGGTCGAGTTCAAAAGAAGGACAAGATGAGTTTATTTCGATACTTCAAGAGTTTTCGAAA encodes:
- the LOC123923399 gene encoding putative glycine-rich cell wall structural protein 1, which produces MHCWEVIRQEMGRVEYGVVLVVVVMIISPCLVNGRNNFHEKTRDGNGVNSTHEVSSGDQSFVKDFHGSKTEYSSEEVLGEKKLGGNNGGKGVGVGGGGGGGGGGGGGNGGGNGRGGNKGSRKGTGGGGGGGGGGGGGGNGQGHGWGGGSGGGGGGGGGGNGNGHGQGQGHGRGGGGGGGGSGGGGGGGGGGGGGGGGGGGGGGSGGGEGWGWGGGDGK